One Polypterus senegalus isolate Bchr_013 chromosome 10, ASM1683550v1, whole genome shotgun sequence DNA segment encodes these proteins:
- the cldn2 gene encoding claudin-2, producing the protein MFSVFTELIGLCLGIVGMLLTLVATILPHWRITAHIGSNIITAVGYLKGLWMACAYYSTGTFQCETYKSLLALPPDLQAARGMMVVSMVLSLAGCAIAITGMKCTVFMQGADAKSRLAGTGGFCFVAAGFFCIIPISWTTNEIIRMFYSPVIPSSFKYEIGAALYLGMASALLSIFGGAVLCFSCCRNEGESARYRGHRSQPFHPRPYHSNAYPSHPMTFQNPAALSAVNPASNNRHDGRSASSACGNSSSGYDLNGFV; encoded by the coding sequence ATGTTCTCCGTATTCACAGAGCTTATTGGCCTTTGCCTTGGAATAGTGGGAATGCTGTTAACCTTGGTGGCCACCATTTTGCCACACTGGCGGATCACTGCACATATTGGATCAAACATTATAACGGCAGTGGGGTACTTAAAAGGGCTCTGGATGGCATGTGCCTACTATAGCACTGGCACCTTCCAGTGCGAAACTTACAAATCTCTTTTAGCTCTGCCACCGGACTTACAGGCTGCTCGAGGCATGATGGTCGTCTCCATGGTGCTGTCGCTTGCAGGCTGTGCTATAGCCATTACTGGGATGAAGTGTACTGTTTTCATGCAAGGAGCAGATGCCAAATCACGCCTCGCAGGAACTGGAGGGTTCTGTTTCGTAGCTGCTGGCTTCTTTTGCATCATTCCTATTTCCTGGACAACTAATGAAATTATCCGCATGTTCTATAGCCCAGTGATACCTTCCAGTTTTAAGTATGAGATTGGAGCGGCACTTTACTTGGGCATGGCATCTGCCCTCCTGTCCATATTCGGTGGTGCTGTTCTCTGCTTCTCATGCTGTAGGAATGAAGGTGAAAGTGCCAGGTATCGGGGCCACAGAAGTCAACCGTTTCATCCTCGACCCTACCACTCCAATGCTTATCCTAGCCATCCAATGACCTTCCAGAACCCTGCAGCACTAAGTGCTGTCAACCCAGCAAGTAATAACAGGCATGATGGGAGAAGTGCATCTTCTGCCTGTGGAAACAGCTCCTCAGGCTATGACCTCAATGGATTTGTATGA